The genomic window CCCTCAGCTTTACTCAAGTTAGCTTCGGCTATTTCAAGTGCCTTTTGAGCTTCTTCCGGATCAATATCACTACACAGTTCCACATCATTTCCTAAAATGATGATCTCATTATTAACTATTCTCGCAAAACCGCTCCACAGAACCGCTGTTAACCATTGGTCGTTGAGGAGGCATATTCTCAAAGGACCCATATCTACTGCTGTGTTAATGGGGGCGTGGTTTGGTAATACGCCAATTTGGCCACTATTAGTGGATAAAATGATTTCTTTCACCTCACAATCCCAAATAATTCGCTTAGGAGTCAGTACATAAAGATTTAATTTCATTTCTGCGATTTGTTCTCCTCTTCTAAGGTTATAGCTTTCGTGCTAGCTTCATCGATGTTACCCACCAAATAAAAAGCCTGTTCAGGTAGGCCGTCTAATTCTCCGGAAAGGATTAGTTGAAATCCCCTAATAGTTTCCGCAAGAGCAACATACTTTCCTGGAGAACCAGTAAAAACTTCTGCCACAAAGAACGGTTGTGATAAGAAACGCTCAATTTTTCTTGCTCTTGCTACAGTTTAATGACCCTCTTCCGATAATTCATCCAAGCCAAGAATTGCAATAATGTCCTGAAGTTCTTTGTAACGTTGTAAAGTTTCCTTAACTCTTTGCGCAGTTTCATAATGTTCGTTGCCAACGATCCGAGGCTGTAACATAGTCGAGGTTGAATCTAAAGGATCTACTGCTGGATAAATACCCTTGGAAGCTAATCCTCTGGAAAGTACGATAGTAGCATCCAAATGTGCAAATGTTGTGGCAGGGGCAGGGTTGGTCAAATCGTCTGCAGGTACATAAACTGCTTGAATCGAAGTTATAGATCCCTTTTTAGTAGAAGCAATTCTTTCTTGCAAAGAACCCATTTCTGTACTAAGAGTAGGTTGATAACCCACTATGGAGGGCATTCTCCCTAATAAAGCGGATACCTCAGATCCTGCTTGAACAAAACGAAAGACATTATCGATAAATAAAAGCACGTCTTGCTTATTAACATCTCGGAAATATTCCGCCATAGTTAGGGCAGTTAAACCAACTCTCATACGAGCTCCCGGTGGTTCATTCATTTGGCCATAGACTGGAGCTACCTTTGATTCCTCAATATTTTTTTCATTAATTACTCTGGATTCCTTCATTTCCATATAAAGATCATTTCCTTCACGAGTCCGTTCCCCTACTCCACCAAATACGGATACGCCCCCATGAGCTTTAGCAATGTTATTGATTAATTCCACGATCAGTACTGTTTTACCTACTCCAGCCCCcccaaatagtcctatttttcctCCATGTCGATAAGGAGCTAAAAGATCGACGACCTTAATACCTGTTTCAAAGATGGATAATTTCGTATCTAACTCGATAAAGGCAGGCGCAGATCTATGAATAGGGAACATTGCACTACTATCTACAGGACCCAAATTGTCAACAGGCTCCCCAAGAACGTTGAAAATTCGTCCAAGAGTAGCTCCACCGACCGGAACACTGAGAGGAGCTCCCGTGTCAATCACTTCCATTCCTCTCATCAACCCGTCCGTAGCACTCATAGCTACAGCTCTAACTCGATTATTTCCTAATAATTGTTGTACCTCACAAGTCACATtaatttgcttattgtcagtgtctCTTCTCTGGACTTCCAAAGCGTTATAAATATAAGGTAACATGCCTGGGGGAAAAGTGACATCCAGCACGGGtccaataatttgatcgatacgacCTGTACTTTTTTCTTCAATTGTGGAAGCCCCGGGAGGAGAAGTAGTAGGATTGGTTCTCATAATTATCACATAATTAAAAAAAGGAATTTGTCgaaattttcttttttttattgttgaataatgccaaatcaaataaaaaaaatccaaaagTAAAAAGGAAATGAATTAGTTAATTCAATAAGAGAGAAAAGGGGACCAGGACTTGATTTCGTTGCCCAAGCGAATCCCATTCAATCGTTTACTCATGGAATGAGTCCGTTGGAAAGTTCAATCAATCTTCTTTTCATATACATTTTGCCTTTTGTGGAGGATCTGTGCCTACTCTACTTTCCTATCTAGGACTTCGATATACAAAATATATACTACTGTGAAGCATAGATTGCTGTCAACAAAGAATTTTATTAGTATTTAGTTAGGTATTTGCATTCAAAATAAGAAAAGAGAACTATTAAGAACTTTTGAAATAAGGATTAGGAATTAATTTGGGTTGCGCTATATCTATCAAAGAGTATACAATAATTATGGATTTGGTAAATCAAATCCATGGTTTAATAACGAACCGTGTTAACTTACCATAACAACAACTCAATTCCTATCGAATTCCTATAGTGGAATTCCTATAGGATAGAACATACACAGGCTGTACGCATTATATATGAATGAAACATATTCATTAACCTAAGCATGCCCTCAATTTTCTTTAATGAGTTGATATTATATTAATTGAATATCCTTTTTGTTTTACGAGATTTTTGCTAAAGTTTCATTTACGCCTAATTAACATTGAGTAGACCCTATTATTGTGAGAATTATTAATTCAAGAGTTATAGGGAGGGACTTATGTCACCACAAACAGAAACTAAAGCAGGTGTTGGATTTAAAGCTGGTGTTAAAGATTATAAATTGACTTACTACACCCCAGAGTATGAAACTAAGGATACTGATATCTTGGCAGCATCCCGAGTAAGTCCTCAGCTTGGGGTTCCGCCCGAAGAAGCAGGGGCTGCAGTAGCTGCCGAATCTTCTACTGGTACATGGACAACTATTTGGACTGATGGACTTACCAGTCTTGATCGTTACAAAGGACGATGCTATCACATCGAGCCTGTTGCTGGGGAAGACAGCCAATGGATCTGTTATGTAGCTTATCCATTAGACCTATTTGAAGAGGGTTCCGTTACTAACATGTTTACTTCCATTGTAGGTAACATATTTGGTTTCAAAGCCCTACGTGCTCTACGTTTGGAGGATCTACGAATTCCCCCTACTTATTCAAAAACTTTCCAAGGCCCGCCTCATGGTATCCAAGTTGAAAGAGATAAGTTGAACAAGTATGGTCGTCCTTTATTGGGATGTACTATTAAACCAAAATTGGGATTATCCGCAAAAAATTATGGTAGAGCGTGTTATGAGTGTCTACGTGGTGGACTTGATTTTACCAAAGATGATGAAAACGTAAACTCACAACCATTTATGCGCTGGAGAGACCGTTTTGTCTTTTGTGCCGAAGCTATTTATAAATCACAGGCCGAAACCGGTGAAATCAAGGGGCATTACTTGAATGCGACTGCGGGTACATGGACAACTGTTTGGACTGATGGACTTACCAGTCTTGATCGTTACAAAGGACGATGCTATCACATCGAGCCTGTTGCTGGGGAAGACAGCCAATGGATCTGTTATGTAGCTTATCCATTAGACCTATTTGAAGAGGGTTCCGTTACTAACATGTTTACTTCCATTGTAGGTAACGTATTTGGTTTCAAAGCCCTACGTGCTCTACGTTTGGAGGATCTACGAATTCCCCCTACTTATTCAAAAACTTTCCAAGGCCCGCCTCATGGTATCCAAGTTGAAAGAGATAAGTTGAACAAGTATGGTCGTCCTTTATTGGGATGTACTATTAAACCAAAATTGGGATTATCCGCAAAAAATTATGGTAGAGCGTGTTATGAGTGTCGACGTGGTGGACTTGATTTTACCAAAGATGATGAAAACGTAAACTCACAACCATTTATGCGCTGGAGAGACCGTTTTGTCTTTTGTGCCGAAGCTATTTATAAATCACAGGCCGAAACCGGTGAAATCAAGGGGCATTACTTGAATGCGACTGCGGGTACATGTGAAGAAATGATTAAGAGAGCTGTATTTGCAAGAGAATTAGGGGTTCCTATTGTAATGCATGACTACTTAACTGGGGGATTCACCGCAAATACTACTTTGGCTCATTATTGCCGCGACAATGGCCTACTTCTTCACATTCACCGTGCAATGCATGCAGTTATTGATAGACAGAAAAATCATGGTATGCATTTCCGTGTATTAGCTAAAGCATTGCGTATGTCTGGGGGAGATCATATCCACTCCGGTACAGTAGTAGGTAAGTTAGAAGGGGAACGCGAAATGACTTTAGGTTTTGTTGATTTATTGCGCGATGATTTTATTGAAAAAGATCGTGCTCGCGGTATCTTTTTCACTCAGGACTGGGTATCCATGCCAGGTGTTATACCGGTAGCTTTAGGTGGTATTCATGTTTGGCATATGCCAGCTCTGACCGAAATCTTTGGGGACGATTCTGTATTACAATTTGGTGGAGGAACTTTAGGACATCCTTGGGGAAATGCACCTGGTGCAACAGCTAATCGAGTGGCTTTAGAAGCCTGTGTACAAGCTCGTAACGAAGGGCGCGATCTTGCTCGCGAAGGTAATGAAATTATCCGAGCAGCTTGCAAATGGAGTCCTGAACTAGCCGCAGCTTGTGAAGTATGGAAGGCGATCAAATTCGAGTTCGAGCCGGTAGATACTATTGATAAGTAGATAAaactaaagataaagaagagaaggtataaataaaaaagaaacgaaataaaaagagaaaaaaataagttATGAAATGCAGTAATTCTTCTTTATTCTTCTAATTGATTGCAATTAAACTCGGCTCAatctttttttttctaaaaaagatTGAGCCGAATAAAAATAGATCATGATATGATCATGAGACTTGACAAATCGAGATTCGTCTATTCTATATATCTAGAGTATATATATTAAGGTATAAtacaataaagaaatacaaataaaataataaaatatagTATTATCATATGATAATGGAATCAAATATGCAGTATTTACAGAAAAAAGCCTTCGTTTATTGGGAAAGAATCAATATACTTTTAATGTCGAATCGGGATTCACTAAGACAGAAATAAAGCATTGGGTCGAACTCTTCTTTGGTGTTAAGGTGGTAGCTGTGAATAGCCATCGACTACCTGGAAAAGGTAGAAGAATAGGAACTATTCTGGGCCATACAATGCATTACAGACGTATGATCATTACCCTTCAACCGGGTTATTCTATTCCACTTCTAGATAGAGAAAAAAACTAAAGGAGAATGAATGAAAAAAGACATAGTTTGGAAGTTAGACCTTTTTATAGGACTCTCTTTCAATTTCAAAAAAGAGGACGTTTGAAACTTTTAACAGGCATAATCGTGAGTCAACAAGTGACTCAAACTGTGTGTAAAAAAAGAAGCATTTTTTACAGAATATTtttcaaactaaaaataaaaaatacaatACAATAGTCAATATTCCTTATAATAGATATACTTAATTATATCATAAGAATCTTAAGATATTTTTCGACTAGATAGAAATAGTAAATTTGAATTGAGACACCTATTCCATGACGGATTTAAACTTACCTTCTATTTTCGTGCCTTTAGTAGGCTTAGTATTTCCGGCAATTGCAATGACTTCTTTATTTCTTTATGTGCAAAAAAATAAGATTGTCTAGTATTTTTTAGTGTAAGTAATATAATATGGTAGGGTATGTGGCTTTTTCTACACACACTTTCTACACACAAATGAAAAACGGTTATGGATGCGGATATAGGCTACGAGCATAAATGCATGAATATGCAGAGCCAGGTATAGCgagttttattttatttattttaattgaatcaacgaatattttttgaatagaAAGTCAATGTATCTAACCTATTATTTCACAGGAGTACTAGTTGCTGAAGGCGATTTCAGAATCAAAAAAAGTGAAGTCAAAATTATTTAGCTTATTCTCTCAATTTCAATCGACCGCTGCTGGATTTAGTATATCTAATATGAATTGGCGATCAGAACACATATGGGTAGAACTTCTAAAAGGTTCTCGAAAAAGGGGTAATTTTTTCTGGGCCTGTATTCTTTTTCTAGGTTCACTAGGATTCTTATCGGTTGGGATTTCCAGTTATCTTGGTAAGAATATTATATCTATACTTCCATCTCAAGAAATTCTTTTTTTTCCGCAGGGGGTCGTGATGTCTTTCTACGGAATCGCATGCCTATTCATTAGCTCCTACT from Triticum aestivum cultivar Chinese Spring chromosome 3B, IWGSC CS RefSeq v2.1, whole genome shotgun sequence includes these protein-coding regions:
- the LOC123069406 gene encoding ribulose bisphosphate carboxylase large chain-like codes for the protein MSPQTETKAGVGFKAGVKDYKLTYYTPEYETKDTDILAASRVSPQLGVPPEEAGAAVAAESSTGTWTTIWTDGLTSLDRYKGRCYHIEPVAGEDSQWICYVAYPLDLFEEGSVTNMFTSIVGNIFGFKALRALRLEDLRIPPTYSKTFQGPPHGIQVERDKLNKYGRPLLGCTIKPKLGLSAKNYGRACYECLRGGLDFTKDDENVNSQPFMRWRDRFVFCAEAIYKSQAETGEIKGHYLNATAGTCEEMIKRAVFARELGVPIVMHDYLTGGFTANTTLAHYCRDNGLLLHIHRAMHAVIDRQKNHGMHFRVLAKALRMSGGDHIHSGTVVGKLEGEREMTLGFVDLLRDDFIEKDRARGIFFTQDWVSMPGVIPVALGGIHVWHMPALTEIFGDDSVLQFGGGTLGHPWGNAPGATANRVALEACVQARNEGRDLAREGNEIIRAACKWSPELAAACEVWKAIKFEFEPVDTIDK